The genomic window ATCGGTCAGCCACTTCCTGTTAGGGGCATCGGCATGGAAGTGGCGTCCCAGATAGTTCTTTGCCACATATTGTGGCGATGCCGCACTCCGGGTGCAGCCATGCCGTCTGAACTTAATGGTGGATTGGATGTGCAGCGCCCGGGTGATCCGCAGGACGCGTTTATCGTTGACATGGATACCTTGATATCTGTCCAGTTCATCTCGTATCCTGCGATAGCCCATGTCCGGGTGGGCATCATGAATTTTTTTCACCTGCTCCGCAATGCGCTCATTTTCCTGCTCACCCAGGCTCTTGGGACGCCTCCGCCATCGGTAATACGCCGACCGTGTGAGGTGCAAGCAGTTGCAGAGTTTCCCTACTGGAAAGCTACGTTCCTCAGAGAGTCTTTTCACGGCTTCATAGGCAGACCCGTTTCGCACGAACCCTAGCATCGCCTCCTCTCCAATTCCTTCACTTTTTTTAGCAAGGCATTCTCCATTTCCAAATCCAAGTTTTTGCGCTCTAGCTGGGCGACTCTATCCCGCAGTTCCTCTTCTGGGGTCCGACTAGGCAGCGTTCCGGCACGATGTCCACGCCGGTCTTGCAATCCAGTATTGCCCATCTCCCGGTATTTTTTGGTCCAGGTGTAGACCTGTTGGTAAGAAACCTGATATTTGAGCGCCGTAGCACCATAATTGTTTTCCGTGGCAATGCACTCTCTTACGATTTCCAGCCGCTCCTCCTGGGTTGTTTCTCTACTTTTCGTCATGTGGCTCCCTCCGCTCTGTTCTTTGAAGTCCTCATGACGATTATACACCTTGAGCCAAGCCTCCAGCTGTCGGCTGGATCGGATTTGATACCGTTCACAAATTTGCCGTCGGCTTCCTTTTCCCGCGAGGTATTCTAACACGGCCCTATGCTTTGTCTCTTTACTATAGCGGCGATTTCGCTCCTGCGGCAAGAATCCGGTCGGCCCTTCCGTTCTGTACCGGCTCACCCACCGTTGAAGTGTCGCCCACACGATCCCTCCCCGCTTGCAAGCTTCTTTTTGCCCCATTTTCCCAGATAGATACTCTTCTACGATTCGCAATTTTTCTTCTGCTGATAGTTTCCCTTTTTGCGGCATAATTTTCCCCCAGATAGGACAGTGTTTTTTGTTTCACTGTCCTATCTGGGGGTAGCATATCATTGTCCTGGATGCTCCGTTTTTTTACTGTCGGCACTGCAGCGGCCAAGTGAATAAATTCCGGCTGCGGGGCCGATCTGTCTCTGCCGCACTGCAGGCAATTTCTATTCATGATCGCCCAAAACGGTGCAATCAATGATCTGATTGCGGCGGGACCGCGTATTACATAAGATCATATTGTGACGGCTGCGGCAATCAATTTTCAACGATTTGCAGCATTGCCCGGCACAATCTGGTTAATTCCCGGCGGTCCAGATCGGTTTGGTTCTCTATTTTGCGGGTAGGGCAGTCAAGGAGCGGCAGGGAGAGCGGAGTATCAGGTCCTACTTGCAAGTATTCGAACAGTTTCTGCTCAACATTGCCTGTACCGACGGGCAGATAATTGCGCTGATTTTCCATAACTGCCGGCAGGTTTTCGCTGCCGACCGAAAAGCGGTATTGGCTGGGCGACTTTTGAAAGATAACCTTAAAGCGCGTGCTAAATGTTTTTAAATCGGGAAATCCGCTGTCGAGGGCGATTTGTGTGAGCGGTTTTTGGGTGGTATTCAGTTCGTGGAGTGCGTGCCGCAAGCGAATCCGGTTTAAGTATTCATAGAAAGTTACCCCTACGTTGGATCGGAAAAATGAGGATACATAGGTTCGGTTGTATTTGGATATTTTGGCGACTTCATCTAAGCTGATTTTTCGACTGTAATTATGCTCCAGGAAATGTAGGATGTTCTGGATGATTTTTTGATGACTGAGCCCGTAGCCACGGGTGGGGTCCACATGCGTATCTAAGGGAAAATCAGATAAAAGGGAAGCGTTCAGCAGCAAAAAAGCCCCTTCGGCGGCCAGCCTGGCCGCGAAGCCATCTCTTGCCAAGGCAAGCAGTATTTGCGCTGCGAGGGCGCGCAGCCTGCGAAATTGATCGTCATGCCTGGTTGCGTCGTTGGATATGCAGGAAATTTGCAGATTTGTGTTTTCTTCAAAAGCGGCTTTTAAAAACGCCGGATCAAAGCGGAGCACCATGGCGATGCTGCCGGGCTCTCGCAGCAGCGATGCATGTCCTTTATTGGAATTGACTAAAATCAGGTCGTCTTCTTTGAGTACATGGGTCTTGCCCTCAATGCAAAAGTCAATTTCTCCCCGCAGCACGATGCTGATCTCAATATCTTTATGCCAGTTAAAGCGATAGCGGTTAATGTCATGAATATATTGCTTCAGTAAAATACCTTTTTGCGGATCATCCAATGTATAGTAATAGTTCATTGCGCCCCCTGCCATTATTATTTATTGATTTCAGTATATAAAAGTTTGCTCTGCAACACAAATATTTTAATCATCCAGTTTTATACAATCGGAATATTCTCCCCATGGTAATTATTCTGCTGCAATTTTTAGCCTGGCCAGGAAAGTTGGCCGCAAGATATTCTCAGTTCTATTAAAATGAAGTGGGCGAAAATTTGTATGTGCACAGAAAAATATTGAATTTAGGCTATAAAGGTTGTTTTCAGACAAAACAAAAAGTTGCAAATAATATCAATGCTGAAGTCAAATGGGATGCTTATAATGAAGCCATAACCGATCAAATGCATTGGAGGGTGTAACATGAAGATCATCGATGTAAAAACTGTCCCTGTGAACCGATTTTTATTTGTCGAGATTCATACTGACGAAGGCATTACCGGCATTGGCGAATCAGGCGCCTGGGGGTTTCTGGATGCTTCGCTGGAAGCCGTCAATTCCTTCAAGACCTACTTAATCGGTCAGGACCCTTTGCGGATAGAACATCACTGGCAGTACATGTACCGCTGTTTCCATTTTCGCGGGGCAGCCATTATGGGCGCTTTGAGCGCCATTGACATTGCCCTTTGGGATATTGCCGGCAAATATTTTAACACCCCGGTGTACAACCTTTTAGGCGGCAAATGCCGCGATAAGGCAAGAGTTTATTATCATGTGGGCGGCACCACAATTGAAGAGATGCTCGCCAACTTAAAGGAGGCAAAGGCGAAAGGCTTTACGGCGGTCGGTCATTTGAGCCCGTTCCTGGACGAAGACAGGAGCGCTCCGTACTTTGAAACTCATGCGCAAAAAATTGGCAACGCCATTGAGCGGGTGCGGCTGTACCGGGAAGCTGTCGGTGACGAAGTAGATCTGTGCGTCGAAATTCATCGCCGGTTAAGGCCGGCAGAAGCGATCGCCCTGGCCCGCGGCATTGAAAAGTATCATCCGTTTTTCTACGAAGACCCCACTACGCCGGATAACTTTGATTCCATGGAGTTTATTGCCGGCCATACGGATATCCCCATCGCCACCGGGGAGCGTTTCCACACCCCGCAGGAATTTGCGCAGATTATCCGGCGAAACGCCGCTACTTATCTGCGTCCTGATGTCTGCCTGTGCGGCGGCATTACCGGCGCCAAGAAAATCGCGGCCTTGGCTGAAGCGAGTGACTTGATGATCGTGCCGCATAATCCGCTCAGTCCGGTTAGTACCGCCGCCTGCACCCAAATTGCGGCTTGCATCCCTAATTTCGCTCTGCAGGAATTCCCCGGAGATGACCGTCCGGCGGCCACGGAACGCTATATTGGACATAACATTGAGCATAAAGAGAGTCAATTCCGCCAGGGGGAAGTGGTTAAGAAGACTTTCCGGGTAGAGAACGGATTTCTGATTATTCCTGAGACTCCCGGCATTGGGGTTGAACTTGCCGATAATGTAGCGGAACGTTTCCCGTATTCACGGCGGCCGATCCAGACCCGTCTGCATATTGACGGCTCCGTAATTGATCAATAATCAGTAGTGATTACCGCCAGCCCTTGTATGCCCGTACGAATTTGCAACAACGAGCCATTAACGGCGCACTAAGACAGGCCGGCAACTTATGGAGGCTTACCGGGGCTGGCGGTAAGCGCGCATAAATCAAAAGGGAGTGAGTTGGATGTTGGCTTTATTAGGAACTGTGACAATCGCAATGTTTGTATTCTTGATTTTTACTAAAAGGCTGCACGTAATCACCGCTCTGATCGCCGTTCCGATCGTCGCCGGTATTATCGGGGGTTTTGGCCCTAAACTCGGCGCGATGATGTTTGACGGAATTAAAACCACCGCACCTACCGGCATTTTGATCATGTTTTCGGTCATGTTCTTTTGCATTCAAATGGATACGGGGCTGTTCAATCCTTTAATTCTGAGAATTGTATCAATGGTAAAAAACGACCCGCTGAAAATTTCCGTTGGCACTGCCGTATTGACGCTGGCTATTGCGCTGGATGGCGAGGGTGTCACCAATTTTGTGATCTTATCTTTGACGATGCTTCCTATTTACCGCAGATTAGGCATGAATCCGCTGATTTTTACCTGTTTGGCGTCACTGGCCAATTATCTGATGAATTCGTCACCCTGGGGCGGCCCTACGATAAGAGCCATGACGGTATTGCAGCTTGGCGTAGAAGACCTGTTTACCCCGTTGGTTCCTGCCATAGGCGCAGGGATGCTCTGGCTGGTTGTTGTGGCTTATATCCTGGGAATGAAAGAGCGCAAGCGGTTGGGTTATGTGAAGGGAAACGATCTTGAGGTGACTCAAGTGAGTGCGGCCGAAATAGCCGCAGCCCTAAAGCAGGATGAAACCACACTGCGGCCTAAACTCATGTGGATTAACCTGGCATTAGTCGTAACGGTCATGACGGCTTTGGTCATGAATGCCATGCCTCCCGCCGTTTTGTTTATCATCGCCTTTTGTGCAACACTGATCATCAATTATCGCGACTTTGGCCAGATGGAGGAGCGTATTCGAGCGCATGCGGGTAATGCACTGTGGGCAACTATTGTGGTTTTCGCCGCCGGCATATTTACCGGCGTTTTTCAGGGAACCAAGATGATCGACGCAATGGCTCTTGGCCTGGTTTCCCTTATTCCGGATGCGCTAGGACCGCATATGGCCGTTATCTGCGGCGGGATCAGTTATTTATCGACGCTGGTCGTAAGCCCGGATGCATTCTATTTCGGTGTGCTGCCGATTGTCAGCAAAGCTGCCGCCTACTTTGGAGTGGCGCCTGTTGAATTAGGCAGAGCCGTTCTTCTCGGACAACTCGGCTATGGCATAAGCCCTTTGGTGGCGGCGCCGCTTTTGCTATGCTCGTTAACTAAAGTCGAATTTTTTGAGCATCAGCGTTTCGCTTTTATCTGGGGGCTGTCAACCGCGCTGATTATGATGGCGACTGCGGTTGTTATAGGAGTCATCCCGCTGTAAACGGGGCGGGAAGGGCGCCGATGTCTTATTCCTGTGGCGTTTTACGGTGATTATTGTTGTAGAAATAGAATCATCAAAGCATGGCAGGGGCTGTCTCATTCCGGATTTTAACCCGGATTAAGACAGCCCTATATTTTTACATTCTGTATAGCATCCAGGTTTTCCGTCTCAAGGGATTACCGTTCCTTGATCACAAATTGTCTGCATGTATCCATCACGGCGATTGCTCAGGGTACCGAGCTGCAGGCGAATTCGGTTAGTTTCAGTAACCAAATTGTAAAACATATCTCAACGGATACGGAACGGATTGCCGGTAAGGCGTGTGAACTGTCGGAAATTGCCCAGGATGTTTCGCAGAAAGCTGATTTGGGTAAACAGGCAGTAGAGCAAGCGGTTGAGCAGATGAAACAGATCGAACAGGAATCGAAGGCTGCACAGGCGGCAATTGAGGAATTAGCCAAAGATTCGCAGGAGATCAGCAAAATTATCAATCTTATCACGAGTATTGCCGGACAGACGAATTTATTGGCGCTCAATGCAGCGATTGAGGCTGCCAGGGCTGGCGAACAGGGAAAAGGGGTTGCCGTGGTGGCGGACGAAGTCAGAAAGCTGGCCGAAGGGTCCAGTCAGGCAGCGCAGCAGATTGGGGTATTAATTCAAAGGAATCAAATGAGTATGCAGCTGGTGGTCGCATCAACTCAAACGGGCGCCGACGGTATCAAAGAAGGGATGATCGTTGTCGGTTCCGCCGGGGAAACCTTTAAAGGGATTGTGGGAGCGATTCTCCAATTAACCGAGCAAATGAAAGCGATTTCAGAATCCCTCAGTCAAATGATGATGGAGAGCAGGACATTGGCGGCAAATATTCAGGGAATCGATAAGGTGAGTGAAGAAACCGTAGCCGAGTCACAGACCGTATCTGCAGCAACAGAAGAACAATCCGCATCCATGGAAGAAATCACCGCTTCCAGCGAAAGTTTAGCTAAACTAGCCGGCAAATTGCAGGAGGCGGTGGCTGGATTTCGAATATAAAAAAACCGGTGAAATACGGTCTTGATTCTTACAATCTGTCCGCTGTTTTAACGAACATTCAAGATGCAGCGGAGCGTCAGGCAAAACCTGACGCTCCGCTTTTGCGTAAGCGAAAACCGCGTGCTTATGCAATAAGATATGTTATAATAATTTTGGCTATATTGTGCACACTCTTTTTAATCTTCGTATACATAAGAGCACTTAATTGGTTGTTCTCTTAACACTCAAGCACTTTTACGCTGGAAGAAAGGAATCGCAAATGACGTATTTTTCCCATTCTTTCAAAACGATCAGCCGTTCTGTTCCTGCTGCGATTGCAACTTTTGCCATCGCCATTTCTTGGGCGCCGGCGGCGGCAGCACAAGCAGCCGATACGGACAGAAGCGATGCCGCAAAGTGGGGGCTTGGCGCAGGAGTCGCCTTGGCCCAGAAACCCTACCGCGACATGGACCGGGACGTGATCGCCCTGCCCTTGATTTCGTACGAGAATAAGTGGATTAGCGCGTCTGTCGCGACGCTGGACCTGAAACTTTTTTCAAATGAAGCCGTCTCTTGGCGATTGCGGGTACATTACGCCGGAGACGGCTACGAAGCGGATGACTCCCCGTTCCTCGCGGGTATGAACGAGCGCAAGGGAAGCGTGTGGATCGGCGGTGCAGTCAACTGGAAGACCCCTGCCGCCAACTTTTCGGCCGAGCTTCTCGGCGACGCCTCGGGCCATAGTAACGGTTCTCGCGCCAGGCTGCAAGTAAACCGACGCTTCCCGTCCGGCTCCTTTGGCGTCACGCCGCGGTTGGCGGTCGAATGGGTTGATCGCAAATTCGTTGATTACTACTACGGTGTGGAGGCATCGGAAATGCATATGGGCCGCGGCTTCTATGAAGGTACGGCCACCGCTAATGCCGAGGCGGGCCTGCGTGTAGACTACAGCCCGACACATCGCTATACCGTGTTCCTTGATTTGCGTGCCACCCGGTTCGGCAGCGCTATCAAGGACAGTCCGCTGGTCGGTTCGGCAAGCCGAACCGCAGTGAGCGTCGGCTATCTCTACCGTTTTTGACCTGCGTGATCATCAAACCCCATGGCTTCCAGCGCTGTGCCGGGGTCTGCCATGCTTGCAGAAAGGGTGCCGGGCAGTTACAAACTTCAGAAAGTGAGTGGTCCCCTGTTGAATAAAAGTTTGGTGCAAAGGATATGGCGCAGGATGGTTCTGGTCTGTATCCTATGCTTTTTCATTCAGCCCGTAGTTTGGGCCGGTGGTCCGGACGCATATCCGGATCTTTTCTCCCACGGGAACGTCACTGTGCAGCAGGATGAACGGATTGGCGATTTGGTGGTCCTGCAAGGAGATGCCGTAATCCACGGGCAGGTAATGCAGCGCGTGATCGTGGTAAATGGCAATGTAATTACTGCCCCCGGTGCGCGTGTGGAAGGTCTGCTTATGATTCTGGGCGGGAATCTCCGGTTAGCGCCTGGCTCCGACGTAACAAAAT from Acetonema longum DSM 6540 includes these protein-coding regions:
- a CDS encoding helix-turn-helix domain-containing protein, encoding MNYYYTLDDPQKGILLKQYIHDINRYRFNWHKDIEISIVLRGEIDFCIEGKTHVLKEDDLILVNSNKGHASLLREPGSIAMVLRFDPAFLKAAFEENTNLQISCISNDATRHDDQFRRLRALAAQILLALARDGFAARLAAEGAFLLLNASLLSDFPLDTHVDPTRGYGLSHQKIIQNILHFLEHNYSRKISLDEVAKISKYNRTYVSSFFRSNVGVTFYEYLNRIRLRHALHELNTTQKPLTQIALDSGFPDLKTFSTRFKVIFQKSPSQYRFSVGSENLPAVMENQRNYLPVGTGNVEQKLFEYLQVGPDTPLSLPLLDCPTRKIENQTDLDRRELTRLCRAMLQIVEN
- a CDS encoding IS3 family transposase, with protein sequence MHLTRSAYYRWRRRPKSLGEQENERIAEQVKKIHDAHPDMGYRRIRDELDRYQGIHVNDKRVLRITRALHIQSTIKFRRHGCTRSAASPQYVAKNYLGRHFHADAPNRKWLTDATEFKYYVGPEVHKLYLSAILDLYDRRIVSFAMSDHND
- a CDS encoding MipA/OmpV family protein, with translation MVVLLTLKHFYAGRKESQMTYFSHSFKTISRSVPAAIATFAIAISWAPAAAAQAADTDRSDAAKWGLGAGVALAQKPYRDMDRDVIALPLISYENKWISASVATLDLKLFSNEAVSWRLRVHYAGDGYEADDSPFLAGMNERKGSVWIGGAVNWKTPAANFSAELLGDASGHSNGSRARLQVNRRFPSGSFGVTPRLAVEWVDRKFVDYYYGVEASEMHMGRGFYEGTATANAEAGLRVDYSPTHRYTVFLDLRATRFGSAIKDSPLVGSASRTAVSVGYLYRF
- a CDS encoding helix-turn-helix domain-containing protein encodes the protein MTKSRETTQEERLEIVRECIATENNYGATALKYQVSYQQVYTWTKKYREMGNTGLQDRRGHRAGTLPSRTPEEELRDRVAQLERKNLDLEMENALLKKVKELERRRC
- a CDS encoding methyl-accepting chemotaxis protein; the encoded protein is MITNCLHVSITAIAQGTELQANSVSFSNQIVKHISTDTERIAGKACELSEIAQDVSQKADLGKQAVEQAVEQMKQIEQESKAAQAAIEELAKDSQEISKIINLITSIAGQTNLLALNAAIEAARAGEQGKGVAVVADEVRKLAEGSSQAAQQIGVLIQRNQMSMQLVVASTQTGADGIKEGMIVVGSAGETFKGIVGAILQLTEQMKAISESLSQMMMESRTLAANIQGIDKVSEETVAESQTVSAATEEQSASMEEITASSESLAKLAGKLQEAVAGFRI
- a CDS encoding mandelate racemase/muconate lactonizing enzyme family protein; its protein translation is MKIIDVKTVPVNRFLFVEIHTDEGITGIGESGAWGFLDASLEAVNSFKTYLIGQDPLRIEHHWQYMYRCFHFRGAAIMGALSAIDIALWDIAGKYFNTPVYNLLGGKCRDKARVYYHVGGTTIEEMLANLKEAKAKGFTAVGHLSPFLDEDRSAPYFETHAQKIGNAIERVRLYREAVGDEVDLCVEIHRRLRPAEAIALARGIEKYHPFFYEDPTTPDNFDSMEFIAGHTDIPIATGERFHTPQEFAQIIRRNAATYLRPDVCLCGGITGAKKIAALAEASDLMIVPHNPLSPVSTAACTQIAACIPNFALQEFPGDDRPAATERYIGHNIEHKESQFRQGEVVKKTFRVENGFLIIPETPGIGVELADNVAERFPYSRRPIQTRLHIDGSVIDQ
- a CDS encoding CitMHS family transporter, producing the protein MLALLGTVTIAMFVFLIFTKRLHVITALIAVPIVAGIIGGFGPKLGAMMFDGIKTTAPTGILIMFSVMFFCIQMDTGLFNPLILRIVSMVKNDPLKISVGTAVLTLAIALDGEGVTNFVILSLTMLPIYRRLGMNPLIFTCLASLANYLMNSSPWGGPTIRAMTVLQLGVEDLFTPLVPAIGAGMLWLVVVAYILGMKERKRLGYVKGNDLEVTQVSAAEIAAALKQDETTLRPKLMWINLALVVTVMTALVMNAMPPAVLFIIAFCATLIINYRDFGQMEERIRAHAGNALWATIVVFAAGIFTGVFQGTKMIDAMALGLVSLIPDALGPHMAVICGGISYLSTLVVSPDAFYFGVLPIVSKAAAYFGVAPVELGRAVLLGQLGYGISPLVAAPLLLCSLTKVEFFEHQRFAFIWGLSTALIMMATAVVIGVIPL